Proteins encoded in a region of the Panicum hallii strain FIL2 chromosome 3, PHallii_v3.1, whole genome shotgun sequence genome:
- the LOC112886485 gene encoding uncharacterized protein LOC112886485 produces the protein MAMAPCAAASVSFPARPAASAAAAGSSARPRAGVVRASGGGEGGNGKWWAPLLGWSGKADYIEAPAPAAKEDAAAAAARGRAFVGGLTEEKARELRARMAQTESFHDAMYHSAIASRLARSA, from the coding sequence ATGGCGATGGCACCGTGCGCCGCGGCCTCCGTCTCCTTCCCCGCCCGCCCGGcggcttcggcggcggcggcggggtcctCCGCTCGGCCGCGCGCCGGGGTGGTCCGCGCCtcgggcggcggggagggcggCAACGGCAAGTGGTGGGCGCCGCTGCTGGGGTGGTCGGGCAAGGCCGACTACATCGAGGCCCCGGCGCCCGCGGCGAaggaggacgcggcggcggcggcggcccggggcagggCGTTCGTGGGGGGCCTGACGGAGGAGAAGGCGCGGGAGCTGCGGGCGCGCATGGCGCAGACGGAGTCCTTCCACGACGCCATGTACCACTCCGCCATCGCCTCCCGCCTCGCCCGCTCCGCCTAG
- the LOC112883813 gene encoding boron transporter 4-like isoform X1: MAGPNKAPFSGVAEDFKGRAACYKRDWNNGFRSGFRILAPTLYIFFASAVPVIAFGEQLSKDTDGALTTVEALASTAICGIIHSIIGGQPLLIVGVAEPTIIMYSYIYNFAKSQPNLGEKMFLPWAGWVCIWTAVMLFLMAMFNTAVILNKFTRFSGELFGMLITILFMQQAIKGMVGEFSVPEGNDESQPIFQFQWLYVNGLLGVIFSMGVLYTSLASTEARSSLYGTGWQRSLIADYGVPLMVILWTALSYSLPSKIPSGVPRRLFTPLPWEPKSLQHWTVAKDLLSVPPAYIFLAIVPAAMVAGLYFFDHSVASQMAQQKEFNLKNPSAYHYDILVLSLTTLICGLLGIPPSNGVLPQSPMHTRSLAVLKRQLIRKKMVQTAQEGMMNNATSSEVYGKMQEVFIKMDHGGDSVSASNELKDLKDAIIPEGDGAGKVPEAFDPQKHVDSYLPVRVKEQRVSNLLQSLLVGGCIGVTPLIRRIPTSVLWGYFAYMSIDSVPGNQFWERIQLMFVTPQRRYKVLEGAHASFVESVPFNIIFAFTLFQLIYLLLVFGMTWIPMAGILFPLLFFFLIVIRQHFIPKYFDPAHLRELDAAEYEELVGFTPDPSEGGDESVRSRDAQPEYASEILEEFTTHRGELKRRNSSFRDGRLLQLNSVRMTREFSRTLSRAPTQRQKH, encoded by the exons ATGGCGGGACCTAATAAAGCCCCGTTTAGTGGAGTGGCTGAGGATTTCAAAGGAAGAGCAGCTTGTTACAAACGAGACTGGAACAATGGATTCCGTTCTGGTTTCAG GATATTGGCACCTACACTCTACATATTCTTTGCATCTGCCGTTCCTGTAATAGCCTTTGGGGAGCAATTGAGTAAAGATACAG ATGGCGCACTGACCACAGTTGAGGCATTAGCATCAACTGCTATTTGTGGAATCATACATTCAATAATAGGTGGACAGCCACTATTAATTGTGGGAGTTGCAGAGCCGACTATTATTATGTATTCTTATATCTAcaattttgcaaaaagtcaGCCGAATCTGGGAGAGAAAATGTTTCTTCCATGGGCTGGATG GGTTTGCATCTGGACTGCCGTTATGCTGTTCCTCATGGCAATGTTTAACACTGCAGTTATTCTAAACAAATTTACAAGGTTTTCAGGAGAACTTTTTGGAATGTTGATCACAATTCTGTTCATGCAACAGGCGATCAAA GGGATGGTGGGTGAATTCAGTGTCCCTGAGGGTAATGACGAAAGTCAACCGATATTCCAGTTCCAATGGCTATATGTTAACGGTCTGCTTGGAGTTATCTTTTCAATGGGCGTACTATATACTTCATTAGCCAGCACGGAGGCAAGATCATCTCTATACGGAACTG GGTGGCAAAGGAGCTTAATTGCTGACTATGGTGTTCCACTGATGGTCATACTGTGGACAGCACTATCGTATTCATTGCCAAGCAAGATCCCTTCAGGAGTCCCTAGGAGGCTTTTCACCCCACTTCCTTGGGAACCCAAGTCACTCCAGCATTGGACAGTAGCAAAG GATCTTTTGTCTGTCCCTCCAGCATATATATTTCTGGCTATTGTGCCTGCTGCGATGGTTGCAGGGCTCTATTTCTTTGATCACAGTGTAGCTTCACAGATGGCTCAGCAGAAGGAATTTAACTTGAAGAACCCATCAGCCTACCATTATGACATTTTGGTCCTGAGCTTGACG ACCTTGATCTGTGGTCTTCTTGGCATTCCTCCATCTAATGGAGTGCTTCCTCAGTCCCCCATGCACACAAGAAGCCTTGCTGTCCTCAAGCGGCAG TTGATTCGCAAAAAGATGGTCCAAACTGCCCAGGAGGGGATGATGAACAATGCTACCAGTTCAGAAGTTTATGGCAAGATGCAAGAGGTTTTCATAAAAATGGACCATGGAGGCGAC TCTGTTTCTGCCAGCAACGAGCTGAAGGACTTGAAGGATGCCATTATTCCAGAGGGGGATGGAGCAGGGAAAGTGCCTGAAGCATTTGATCCTCAGAAGCATGTGGATTCTTACTTGCCTGTCCGGGTGAAAGAGCAGAGAGTAAGCAATCTGTTACAGTCCCTGTTGGTTGGTGGTTGTATCGGAGTTACGCCGCTCATTCGGAGGATACCAACTTCAGTCCTTTGGGGTTACTTTGCCTATATGTCCATCGACAGTGTTCCTgggaaccagttctgggagagGATACAACTTATGTTTGTCACACCTCAAAGGCGCTACAA GGTTCTTGAAGGTGCACATGCATCCTTCGTGGAGTCGGTGCCTTTCAACATAATATTTGCCTTCACGCTTTTCCAGCTAATTTATCTCTTGCTCGTCTTTGGGATGACATGGATACCAATGGCAGGAATCCTCTTCCCACTGCTCTTCTTTTTTCTCATTGTCATCAGGCAGCATTTCATTCCAAAGTATTTCGATCCCGCCCACCTGAGGGAATTAGATGCAGCAGAGTACGAAGAACTTGTGGGTTTCACCCCTGATCCTTCAGAG GGCGGCGATGAGTCTGTTCGCAGCAGAGATGCCCAGCCTGAATACGCTTCAGAGATACTGGAGGAATTCACGACACACCGTGGAGAGTTGAAGCGCAGGAACTCGAGCTTCCGCGACGGGAGGCTACTTCAG CTTAACTCGGTCAGGATGACAAGAGAGTTTTCCCGGACTTTGTCGAGGGCTCCAACGCAAAGGCAAAAGCATTGA
- the LOC112886442 gene encoding uncharacterized protein LOC112886442, translating to MASRSSSQFDDPAAVRRPPQHERKPPYMLLLPLVYAPVLPLIRIGLRNNPVLRDRLFYGVLAGAFAHGAYLISELYDVESK from the exons ATGGCGTCCCGCTCCTCCTCGCAGTTCGA CGATCCGGCGGCGGTGAGGCGCCCCCCGCAGCATGAGCGGAAGCCGCCGTATATGCTGCTGCTTCCGCTCGTCTACGCCCCCGTGCTCCCCCTCA TCAGGATCGGGCTGCGGAACAACCCCGTGTTGAGGGACCGCCTCTTCTACGGCGTCCTCGCCGGCGCATTCGCCCACGGCGCCTACCTCAT ATCGGAGCTATATGACGTGGAGAGCAAATGA
- the LOC112883813 gene encoding boron transporter 4-like isoform X2 yields MAGPNKAPFSGVAEDFKGRAACYKRDWNNGFRSGFRILAPTLYIFFASAVPVIAFGEQLSKDTDGALTTVEALASTAICGIIHSIIGGQPLLIVGVAEPTIIMYSYIYNFAKSQPNLGEKMFLPWAGWVCIWTAVMLFLMAMFNTAVILNKFTRFSGELFGMLITILFMQQAIKGMVGEFSVPEGNDESQPIFQFQWLYVNGLLGVIFSMGVLYTSLASTEARSSLYGTGWQRSLIADYGVPLMVILWTALSYSLPSKIPSGVPRRLFTPLPWEPKSLQHWTVAKDLLSVPPAYIFLAIVPAAMVAGLYFFDHSVASQMAQQKEFNLKNPSAYHYDILVLSLTTLICGLLGIPPSNGVLPQSPMHTRSLAVLKRQLIRKKMVQTAQEGMMNNATSSEVYGKMQEVFIKMDHGGDSVSASNELKDLKDAIIPEGDGAGKVPEAFDPQKHVDSYLPVRVKEQRVSNLLQSLLVGGCIGVTPLIRRIPTSVLWGYFAYMSIDSVPGNQFWERIQLMFVTPQRRYKVLEGILFPLLFFFLIVIRQHFIPKYFDPAHLRELDAAEYEELVGFTPDPSEGGDESVRSRDAQPEYASEILEEFTTHRGELKRRNSSFRDGRLLQLNSVRMTREFSRTLSRAPTQRQKH; encoded by the exons ATGGCGGGACCTAATAAAGCCCCGTTTAGTGGAGTGGCTGAGGATTTCAAAGGAAGAGCAGCTTGTTACAAACGAGACTGGAACAATGGATTCCGTTCTGGTTTCAG GATATTGGCACCTACACTCTACATATTCTTTGCATCTGCCGTTCCTGTAATAGCCTTTGGGGAGCAATTGAGTAAAGATACAG ATGGCGCACTGACCACAGTTGAGGCATTAGCATCAACTGCTATTTGTGGAATCATACATTCAATAATAGGTGGACAGCCACTATTAATTGTGGGAGTTGCAGAGCCGACTATTATTATGTATTCTTATATCTAcaattttgcaaaaagtcaGCCGAATCTGGGAGAGAAAATGTTTCTTCCATGGGCTGGATG GGTTTGCATCTGGACTGCCGTTATGCTGTTCCTCATGGCAATGTTTAACACTGCAGTTATTCTAAACAAATTTACAAGGTTTTCAGGAGAACTTTTTGGAATGTTGATCACAATTCTGTTCATGCAACAGGCGATCAAA GGGATGGTGGGTGAATTCAGTGTCCCTGAGGGTAATGACGAAAGTCAACCGATATTCCAGTTCCAATGGCTATATGTTAACGGTCTGCTTGGAGTTATCTTTTCAATGGGCGTACTATATACTTCATTAGCCAGCACGGAGGCAAGATCATCTCTATACGGAACTG GGTGGCAAAGGAGCTTAATTGCTGACTATGGTGTTCCACTGATGGTCATACTGTGGACAGCACTATCGTATTCATTGCCAAGCAAGATCCCTTCAGGAGTCCCTAGGAGGCTTTTCACCCCACTTCCTTGGGAACCCAAGTCACTCCAGCATTGGACAGTAGCAAAG GATCTTTTGTCTGTCCCTCCAGCATATATATTTCTGGCTATTGTGCCTGCTGCGATGGTTGCAGGGCTCTATTTCTTTGATCACAGTGTAGCTTCACAGATGGCTCAGCAGAAGGAATTTAACTTGAAGAACCCATCAGCCTACCATTATGACATTTTGGTCCTGAGCTTGACG ACCTTGATCTGTGGTCTTCTTGGCATTCCTCCATCTAATGGAGTGCTTCCTCAGTCCCCCATGCACACAAGAAGCCTTGCTGTCCTCAAGCGGCAG TTGATTCGCAAAAAGATGGTCCAAACTGCCCAGGAGGGGATGATGAACAATGCTACCAGTTCAGAAGTTTATGGCAAGATGCAAGAGGTTTTCATAAAAATGGACCATGGAGGCGAC TCTGTTTCTGCCAGCAACGAGCTGAAGGACTTGAAGGATGCCATTATTCCAGAGGGGGATGGAGCAGGGAAAGTGCCTGAAGCATTTGATCCTCAGAAGCATGTGGATTCTTACTTGCCTGTCCGGGTGAAAGAGCAGAGAGTAAGCAATCTGTTACAGTCCCTGTTGGTTGGTGGTTGTATCGGAGTTACGCCGCTCATTCGGAGGATACCAACTTCAGTCCTTTGGGGTTACTTTGCCTATATGTCCATCGACAGTGTTCCTgggaaccagttctgggagagGATACAACTTATGTTTGTCACACCTCAAAGGCGCTACAA GGTTCTTGAAG GAATCCTCTTCCCACTGCTCTTCTTTTTTCTCATTGTCATCAGGCAGCATTTCATTCCAAAGTATTTCGATCCCGCCCACCTGAGGGAATTAGATGCAGCAGAGTACGAAGAACTTGTGGGTTTCACCCCTGATCCTTCAGAG GGCGGCGATGAGTCTGTTCGCAGCAGAGATGCCCAGCCTGAATACGCTTCAGAGATACTGGAGGAATTCACGACACACCGTGGAGAGTTGAAGCGCAGGAACTCGAGCTTCCGCGACGGGAGGCTACTTCAG CTTAACTCGGTCAGGATGACAAGAGAGTTTTCCCGGACTTTGTCGAGGGCTCCAACGCAAAGGCAAAAGCATTGA
- the LOC112883813 gene encoding probable boron transporter 7 isoform X3 — MAGPNKAPFSGVAEDFKGRAACYKRDWNNGFRSGFRILAPTLYIFFASAVPVIAFGEQLSKDTVILNKFTRFSGELFGMLITILFMQQAIKGMVGEFSVPEGNDESQPIFQFQWLYVNGLLGVIFSMGVLYTSLASTEARSSLYGTGWQRSLIADYGVPLMVILWTALSYSLPSKIPSGVPRRLFTPLPWEPKSLQHWTVAKDLLSVPPAYIFLAIVPAAMVAGLYFFDHSVASQMAQQKEFNLKNPSAYHYDILVLSLTTLICGLLGIPPSNGVLPQSPMHTRSLAVLKRQLIRKKMVQTAQEGMMNNATSSEVYGKMQEVFIKMDHGGDSVSASNELKDLKDAIIPEGDGAGKVPEAFDPQKHVDSYLPVRVKEQRVSNLLQSLLVGGCIGVTPLIRRIPTSVLWGYFAYMSIDSVPGNQFWERIQLMFVTPQRRYKVLEGAHASFVESVPFNIIFAFTLFQLIYLLLVFGMTWIPMAGILFPLLFFFLIVIRQHFIPKYFDPAHLRELDAAEYEELVGFTPDPSEGGDESVRSRDAQPEYASEILEEFTTHRGELKRRNSSFRDGRLLQLNSVRMTREFSRTLSRAPTQRQKH, encoded by the exons ATGGCGGGACCTAATAAAGCCCCGTTTAGTGGAGTGGCTGAGGATTTCAAAGGAAGAGCAGCTTGTTACAAACGAGACTGGAACAATGGATTCCGTTCTGGTTTCAG GATATTGGCACCTACACTCTACATATTCTTTGCATCTGCCGTTCCTGTAATAGCCTTTGGGGAGCAATTGAGTAAAGATACAG TTATTCTAAACAAATTTACAAGGTTTTCAGGAGAACTTTTTGGAATGTTGATCACAATTCTGTTCATGCAACAGGCGATCAAA GGGATGGTGGGTGAATTCAGTGTCCCTGAGGGTAATGACGAAAGTCAACCGATATTCCAGTTCCAATGGCTATATGTTAACGGTCTGCTTGGAGTTATCTTTTCAATGGGCGTACTATATACTTCATTAGCCAGCACGGAGGCAAGATCATCTCTATACGGAACTG GGTGGCAAAGGAGCTTAATTGCTGACTATGGTGTTCCACTGATGGTCATACTGTGGACAGCACTATCGTATTCATTGCCAAGCAAGATCCCTTCAGGAGTCCCTAGGAGGCTTTTCACCCCACTTCCTTGGGAACCCAAGTCACTCCAGCATTGGACAGTAGCAAAG GATCTTTTGTCTGTCCCTCCAGCATATATATTTCTGGCTATTGTGCCTGCTGCGATGGTTGCAGGGCTCTATTTCTTTGATCACAGTGTAGCTTCACAGATGGCTCAGCAGAAGGAATTTAACTTGAAGAACCCATCAGCCTACCATTATGACATTTTGGTCCTGAGCTTGACG ACCTTGATCTGTGGTCTTCTTGGCATTCCTCCATCTAATGGAGTGCTTCCTCAGTCCCCCATGCACACAAGAAGCCTTGCTGTCCTCAAGCGGCAG TTGATTCGCAAAAAGATGGTCCAAACTGCCCAGGAGGGGATGATGAACAATGCTACCAGTTCAGAAGTTTATGGCAAGATGCAAGAGGTTTTCATAAAAATGGACCATGGAGGCGAC TCTGTTTCTGCCAGCAACGAGCTGAAGGACTTGAAGGATGCCATTATTCCAGAGGGGGATGGAGCAGGGAAAGTGCCTGAAGCATTTGATCCTCAGAAGCATGTGGATTCTTACTTGCCTGTCCGGGTGAAAGAGCAGAGAGTAAGCAATCTGTTACAGTCCCTGTTGGTTGGTGGTTGTATCGGAGTTACGCCGCTCATTCGGAGGATACCAACTTCAGTCCTTTGGGGTTACTTTGCCTATATGTCCATCGACAGTGTTCCTgggaaccagttctgggagagGATACAACTTATGTTTGTCACACCTCAAAGGCGCTACAA GGTTCTTGAAGGTGCACATGCATCCTTCGTGGAGTCGGTGCCTTTCAACATAATATTTGCCTTCACGCTTTTCCAGCTAATTTATCTCTTGCTCGTCTTTGGGATGACATGGATACCAATGGCAGGAATCCTCTTCCCACTGCTCTTCTTTTTTCTCATTGTCATCAGGCAGCATTTCATTCCAAAGTATTTCGATCCCGCCCACCTGAGGGAATTAGATGCAGCAGAGTACGAAGAACTTGTGGGTTTCACCCCTGATCCTTCAGAG GGCGGCGATGAGTCTGTTCGCAGCAGAGATGCCCAGCCTGAATACGCTTCAGAGATACTGGAGGAATTCACGACACACCGTGGAGAGTTGAAGCGCAGGAACTCGAGCTTCCGCGACGGGAGGCTACTTCAG CTTAACTCGGTCAGGATGACAAGAGAGTTTTCCCGGACTTTGTCGAGGGCTCCAACGCAAAGGCAAAAGCATTGA
- the LOC112883813 gene encoding boron transporter 4-like isoform X4, with protein MAGPNKAPFSGVAEDFKGRAACYKRDWNNGFRSGFRILAPTLYIFFASAVPVIAFGEQLSKDTDGALTTVEALASTAICGIIHSIIGGQPLLIVGVAEPTIIMYSYIYNFAKSQPNLGEKMFLPWAGWVCIWTAVMLFLMAMFNTAVILNKFTRFSGELFGMLITILFMQQAIKGMVGEFSVPEGNDESQPIFQFQWLYVNGLLGVIFSMGVLYTSLASTEARSSLYGTGWQRSLIADYGVPLMVILWTALSYSLPSKIPSGVPRRLFTPLPWEPKSLQHWTVAKDLLSVPPAYIFLAIVPAAMVAGLYFFDHSVASQMAQQKEFNLKNPSAYHYDILVLSLTTLICGLLGIPPSNGVLPQSPMHTRSLAVLKRQLIRKKMVQTAQEGMMNNATSSEVYGKMQEVFIKMDHGGDSVSASNELKDLKDAIIPEGDGAGKVPEAFDPQKHVDSYLPVRVKEQRVSNLLQSLLVGGCIGVTPLIRRIPTSVLWGYFAYMSIDSVPGNQFWERIQLMFVTPQRRYKNPLPTALLFSHCHQAAFHSKVFRSRPPEGIRCSRVRRTCGFHP; from the exons ATGGCGGGACCTAATAAAGCCCCGTTTAGTGGAGTGGCTGAGGATTTCAAAGGAAGAGCAGCTTGTTACAAACGAGACTGGAACAATGGATTCCGTTCTGGTTTCAG GATATTGGCACCTACACTCTACATATTCTTTGCATCTGCCGTTCCTGTAATAGCCTTTGGGGAGCAATTGAGTAAAGATACAG ATGGCGCACTGACCACAGTTGAGGCATTAGCATCAACTGCTATTTGTGGAATCATACATTCAATAATAGGTGGACAGCCACTATTAATTGTGGGAGTTGCAGAGCCGACTATTATTATGTATTCTTATATCTAcaattttgcaaaaagtcaGCCGAATCTGGGAGAGAAAATGTTTCTTCCATGGGCTGGATG GGTTTGCATCTGGACTGCCGTTATGCTGTTCCTCATGGCAATGTTTAACACTGCAGTTATTCTAAACAAATTTACAAGGTTTTCAGGAGAACTTTTTGGAATGTTGATCACAATTCTGTTCATGCAACAGGCGATCAAA GGGATGGTGGGTGAATTCAGTGTCCCTGAGGGTAATGACGAAAGTCAACCGATATTCCAGTTCCAATGGCTATATGTTAACGGTCTGCTTGGAGTTATCTTTTCAATGGGCGTACTATATACTTCATTAGCCAGCACGGAGGCAAGATCATCTCTATACGGAACTG GGTGGCAAAGGAGCTTAATTGCTGACTATGGTGTTCCACTGATGGTCATACTGTGGACAGCACTATCGTATTCATTGCCAAGCAAGATCCCTTCAGGAGTCCCTAGGAGGCTTTTCACCCCACTTCCTTGGGAACCCAAGTCACTCCAGCATTGGACAGTAGCAAAG GATCTTTTGTCTGTCCCTCCAGCATATATATTTCTGGCTATTGTGCCTGCTGCGATGGTTGCAGGGCTCTATTTCTTTGATCACAGTGTAGCTTCACAGATGGCTCAGCAGAAGGAATTTAACTTGAAGAACCCATCAGCCTACCATTATGACATTTTGGTCCTGAGCTTGACG ACCTTGATCTGTGGTCTTCTTGGCATTCCTCCATCTAATGGAGTGCTTCCTCAGTCCCCCATGCACACAAGAAGCCTTGCTGTCCTCAAGCGGCAG TTGATTCGCAAAAAGATGGTCCAAACTGCCCAGGAGGGGATGATGAACAATGCTACCAGTTCAGAAGTTTATGGCAAGATGCAAGAGGTTTTCATAAAAATGGACCATGGAGGCGAC TCTGTTTCTGCCAGCAACGAGCTGAAGGACTTGAAGGATGCCATTATTCCAGAGGGGGATGGAGCAGGGAAAGTGCCTGAAGCATTTGATCCTCAGAAGCATGTGGATTCTTACTTGCCTGTCCGGGTGAAAGAGCAGAGAGTAAGCAATCTGTTACAGTCCCTGTTGGTTGGTGGTTGTATCGGAGTTACGCCGCTCATTCGGAGGATACCAACTTCAGTCCTTTGGGGTTACTTTGCCTATATGTCCATCGACAGTGTTCCTgggaaccagttctgggagagGATACAACTTATGTTTGTCACACCTCAAAGGCGCTACAA GAATCCTCTTCCCACTGCTCTTCTTTTTTCTCATTGTCATCAGGCAGCATTTCATTCCAAAGTATTTCGATCCCGCCCACCTGAGGGAATTAGATGCAGCAGAGTACGAAGAACTTGTGGGTTTCACCCCTGA
- the LOC112886396 gene encoding uncharacterized protein LOC112886396, with protein MATAPSSCAASFPALPAAARPRAAGVICAAGGSGKWWAPLLGWSGKADYLEAPAPVVVQDGAVAAAARRQFVGGLTEEKARELRARMAQTESFHDAMYHSAIASRLARSA; from the coding sequence ATGGCGACGGCACCGTCCTCATGCGCCGCGTCGTTCCCGGCCCTCCCGGCGGCTGCccggccccgcgccgccggggTGATCTGTgccgcgggcggcagcggcaagTGGTGGGCGCCGCTGCTGGGGTGGTCCGGGAAGGCCGACTACCTGGAGGCCCCGGCCCCGGTGGTTGTCCAGGACggcgccgtggcggcggcggcccggaggCAGTTCGTGGGTGGGCTGACGGAGGAGAAGGCGCGGGAGCTGCGGGCGCGGATGGCGCAGACGGAGTCCTTCCACGACGCCATGTACCACTCCGCCATCGCTTCCCGCCTCGCGCGCTCCGCCTAG